From a single Desulfoplanes formicivorans genomic region:
- a CDS encoding BRCT domain-containing protein: MPDSSSIAILVQRLNTYNKAYRAGNPLVSDAEYDNLVETLRRLDPDNPFLHQVEPEVFSNKQEIRHPVPMLSTDKAYTIAELQRFVDRVYKEAAPLEPQHITFRVTPKLDGLAGRDDGHILASRGNGWTGFDITSALDKGVEVVGQRGLGLGELVISLSYFQEHLADKFEHPRNLVVGIVSSDTVNTLALQALEDKAVRFVPYATLPQWTGNGDELVKAIETIKQDLREKVDYPMDGLVVEVVEQEIRDAMGATNHHYRWQIAVKDKGETARTRVRKILWQVGRTGKVTPVMLVEPVPLSGATIKRVTAHNAGFLKKRRIGKGAIIEIIRSGEVIPKLEAVITEAKTMDIPHTCPVCSTPLVEDNDFLICPNAQCPAQIRQAIEHWFNILGTADWYGTKTVEKLVDNGVHTLEQVYALTQQDFIRMGFGPVQSRNLHQALTISRTKPVEDWRFLAAFGIPDLGKGDSRKLLEHHPIDTITRITAGDILAINGFGAITSQSISRGIQRIRSTIEHMLALGFNLQHTPLASEMAQMDSPIKDKGIVFTGKMVHGTRQDMQNMARTMGARVQSAVSKATDYLVCGEKVGATKKAQAEKLGTKIISEQEFLDLITS, from the coding sequence CGAGGTATTCAGCAACAAGCAGGAAATCCGCCATCCCGTGCCCATGCTTTCCACGGACAAGGCCTACACCATCGCCGAACTCCAACGGTTTGTGGATCGGGTTTACAAGGAAGCCGCCCCCCTGGAACCCCAGCACATCACCTTCAGGGTCACGCCTAAACTGGACGGTCTTGCCGGACGCGACGACGGCCATATTCTTGCTTCGCGGGGCAACGGATGGACCGGGTTCGACATCACTTCGGCCCTGGACAAGGGGGTCGAGGTGGTTGGTCAACGGGGCCTGGGTCTGGGCGAGCTGGTCATCTCCCTTTCCTATTTTCAGGAACACCTTGCCGACAAATTCGAGCATCCCAGAAACCTGGTGGTGGGCATTGTGTCATCGGATACGGTGAACACCCTGGCCCTGCAGGCTCTGGAGGACAAGGCCGTGCGTTTTGTCCCCTACGCAACCCTTCCCCAATGGACGGGAAACGGTGACGAGCTTGTAAAGGCCATTGAAACCATCAAACAGGACCTCAGGGAAAAAGTGGACTATCCCATGGATGGGTTGGTGGTCGAGGTCGTGGAACAGGAGATCAGGGACGCCATGGGCGCCACCAACCACCACTACCGGTGGCAAATCGCGGTCAAGGACAAGGGAGAGACCGCCAGAACACGGGTCCGGAAAATCCTCTGGCAGGTGGGCAGAACCGGCAAGGTTACTCCGGTCATGCTGGTGGAACCCGTGCCCCTGTCAGGGGCAACCATCAAACGGGTCACGGCCCATAATGCGGGTTTCTTGAAAAAAAGGCGTATCGGCAAAGGGGCCATCATTGAAATCATCCGAAGCGGTGAGGTCATTCCCAAACTCGAGGCCGTGATAACAGAAGCAAAGACCATGGACATTCCCCACACCTGTCCGGTCTGCTCCACCCCGCTTGTGGAAGACAATGATTTTCTCATCTGCCCCAACGCGCAATGTCCGGCGCAAATCCGTCAGGCAATCGAGCATTGGTTCAACATCCTGGGCACGGCCGACTGGTACGGAACCAAGACCGTAGAAAAGCTGGTGGACAACGGGGTACATACCCTGGAACAGGTCTACGCCCTGACCCAACAGGATTTCATACGCATGGGATTTGGCCCGGTGCAATCCCGAAATCTCCATCAGGCACTGACCATCAGCAGGACCAAGCCGGTGGAAGACTGGCGGTTTCTGGCCGCCTTTGGCATTCCCGATCTCGGCAAGGGGGACAGCCGCAAACTCCTTGAACACCATCCCATTGATACCATCACCCGCATCACGGCCGGAGACATCCTGGCCATCAACGGATTTGGCGCCATCACCAGCCAATCCATTTCCAGGGGCATACAACGGATCCGATCAACCATTGAGCATATGCTGGCCTTGGGGTTCAATCTGCAGCACACCCCCCTGGCATCCGAGATGGCTCAGATGGATTCTCCCATCAAGGACAAGGGCATCGTGTTCACCGGAAAGATGGTCCACGGGACCCGACAGGACATGCAGAACATGGCCCGGACCATGGGGGCCAGGGTTCAAAGCGCTGTTTCCAAAGCAACAGACTATCTGGTATGCGGTGAAAAGGTAGGAGCCACTAAAAAAGCCCAGGCAGAAAAGCTGGGCACCAAAATCATTTCCGAACAGGAATTTCTGGATCTGATCACATCCTGA
- the aat gene encoding leucyl/phenylalanyl-tRNA--protein transferase, translating into MPVFYLSSDPLFPDPELAEPDGLLAVGGDLQLDRLVIAYSRGIFPWYSEGMPILWWSPDPRPVIFPKKLHVPRRFERFLRQHPFRVTVDRDFYGVIQACATMDRGDNQGTWLLPEMIEAYENMYRHGYAHSVEVWKAGELVGGFYGVALGRVFFGESMFHRCSEAAKVGFVLFVRHLASLGFTMVDCQQTTAHMVRFGAQEIPRQQFLAGIRDGIRGCRLQTHFGRELLLQGDLAEYTDCVLA; encoded by the coding sequence ATGCCTGTTTTCTATCTGTCCAGCGATCCCCTGTTTCCGGATCCGGAATTGGCCGAACCGGACGGCCTGCTGGCCGTTGGCGGTGATCTGCAGCTTGATCGCCTGGTCATCGCCTATTCCCGGGGGATCTTTCCCTGGTACAGTGAGGGCATGCCCATCCTGTGGTGGTCGCCAGACCCCCGTCCGGTCATTTTTCCGAAAAAGCTCCATGTACCCAGACGGTTTGAGCGTTTTTTGCGGCAACATCCCTTTCGAGTAACGGTTGATCGTGACTTTTACGGGGTCATTCAGGCCTGTGCCACCATGGATCGCGGGGATAACCAGGGGACATGGCTTCTTCCGGAAATGATCGAGGCCTATGAAAACATGTACCGCCACGGCTATGCCCATTCCGTGGAGGTCTGGAAGGCCGGAGAGTTGGTGGGAGGTTTCTACGGAGTGGCCCTGGGAAGGGTGTTTTTCGGGGAGTCCATGTTTCACCGCTGTTCCGAAGCGGCCAAGGTCGGTTTTGTTCTGTTTGTCCGCCATCTGGCCTCATTGGGATTTACCATGGTCGACTGCCAGCAGACCACGGCACACATGGTCCGCTTCGGAGCGCAGGAAATTCCGCGGCAACAATTTCTTGCCGGGATCAGGGACGGTATCCGGGGATGCCGTTTGCAAACGCATTTTGGTCGCGAGTTGCTTTTGCAGGGCGATCTGGCGGAGTATACGGATTGTGTTCTGGCGTAA
- the clpA gene encoding ATP-dependent Clp protease ATP-binding subunit ClpA yields the protein MISRELEKIIALAIREVKVRHHEFLTLEHLLFAFAIDPEGKELLDGVGADVHRLKNLLTRFFQEHVEVQPHTDYEIVQTIGVQRVMQRAMNHTRSAGKEIVRSGDFLAAMLEEQDSFAVYYLTSMGVTRLGVLEYISHNPGQEEEASAKPGKKSMLAQYCVDLVKKAQEGKIDPLVGREDELRRVIQVLARRRKNNPVFVGDPGVGKTAMAEGLALRIAKQDVPEPFKNVRIFALDMGALLAGTKFRGDFEARLKGVIKEITKIPEAILFIDEIHTIVGAGATSSGTMDASNILKPVLGSGELRCIGSTTFEEYKNHFEKDRALSRRFQKIDLNEPSIEESVKILEGLRPHYEDFHQVKYRPTALRAAVELAARHINDRFLPDKAIDVMDEAGAVFRLSSSSKKSITKTDVEKVVARMAGIPSQSITSSEKDQLGNLEARITSQVYGQDEAVKTLTRAIKRSRAGLGDQRKPSGCFLMVGPTGVGKTELARQLAKAMAVEFVRFDMSEYMEKHAVARLIGAPPGYVGFEQGGLLTDAVRKNPYCVLLLDEIEKAHEDMFNILLQVMDHATLTDNNGRKADFRHVILLMTSNVGAREMAASPIGFGATSASDVSDRGLKAAEKLFSPEFRNRLDAIVQFHSLDQSVMEKVVDKYIAELNERSAPRKVRLELTPQARKWLADKGYDPAYGARPLSRLIEREIGDVVTDEILFGKLAKGGVVTVGFSKKSGLTFRYASAAK from the coding sequence ATGATCAGCAGAGAACTGGAAAAGATCATCGCCCTGGCCATCAGGGAGGTGAAGGTGCGTCACCATGAATTTCTGACCCTGGAACATCTTTTGTTCGCCTTTGCCATTGATCCCGAGGGCAAGGAACTGCTGGACGGTGTCGGCGCGGACGTCCACCGGCTCAAGAATCTGCTTACCCGGTTTTTCCAGGAGCATGTGGAGGTCCAGCCGCACACGGATTACGAGATTGTCCAGACCATCGGGGTTCAGCGGGTCATGCAACGGGCCATGAACCATACCCGTTCGGCGGGCAAGGAGATTGTCCGGTCCGGGGATTTCCTGGCAGCCATGCTTGAGGAGCAGGATTCCTTTGCCGTGTATTATCTGACTTCCATGGGGGTCACCCGGCTGGGAGTGCTCGAATACATTTCCCACAATCCCGGACAGGAAGAGGAAGCCTCGGCCAAGCCTGGCAAGAAGTCCATGCTTGCCCAATACTGCGTGGATCTTGTGAAAAAAGCCCAGGAGGGCAAGATCGATCCCCTGGTGGGACGTGAGGACGAACTGCGGCGGGTCATCCAGGTATTGGCCCGGCGCAGGAAGAACAATCCTGTTTTTGTGGGCGATCCCGGCGTGGGCAAAACCGCCATGGCCGAAGGGCTGGCCTTGCGCATCGCCAAGCAGGATGTGCCTGAACCCTTCAAGAATGTGCGCATCTTTGCCCTGGACATGGGGGCCCTTTTGGCTGGAACCAAGTTCCGGGGGGATTTCGAGGCCCGTCTCAAGGGCGTGATCAAGGAAATCACCAAAATTCCCGAGGCCATTTTGTTCATTGACGAAATCCATACCATTGTGGGGGCCGGGGCCACCAGCAGCGGGACCATGGATGCCTCCAACATCCTCAAGCCTGTTTTGGGATCAGGAGAACTCCGGTGCATCGGATCAACCACCTTTGAAGAGTACAAGAACCATTTTGAAAAGGACCGGGCCCTGTCACGCCGGTTTCAGAAAATCGATCTCAATGAGCCGTCCATTGAGGAGAGCGTGAAAATTCTTGAAGGGCTGCGTCCCCATTACGAGGATTTCCACCAGGTCAAATACAGGCCCACGGCCCTGCGCGCGGCCGTGGAACTGGCCGCCAGGCACATCAACGACAGGTTTTTGCCCGACAAGGCCATTGACGTCATGGATGAGGCCGGAGCCGTGTTCCGGTTGAGCTCGTCCTCCAAAAAAAGCATCACCAAAACCGATGTGGAAAAGGTGGTTGCCCGCATGGCCGGCATCCCAAGCCAGAGCATCACCTCCTCGGAAAAGGACCAGCTGGGCAATCTCGAGGCCCGCATCACCTCCCAGGTGTATGGACAGGATGAAGCTGTAAAGACCCTGACCCGGGCCATCAAGCGGTCCCGGGCAGGGCTCGGGGATCAGCGCAAGCCTTCGGGATGCTTCCTCATGGTCGGTCCTACCGGTGTGGGCAAGACCGAACTGGCCCGTCAGCTGGCCAAGGCCATGGCCGTGGAGTTTGTCCGTTTTGACATGAGCGAGTACATGGAAAAGCACGCCGTGGCCCGGCTCATCGGTGCCCCTCCCGGGTATGTGGGGTTTGAGCAGGGGGGCCTTCTCACGGATGCAGTGCGCAAAAATCCCTATTGCGTTCTCCTGCTGGATGAGATCGAAAAGGCCCACGAAGACATGTTCAACATCCTTCTTCAGGTCATGGACCATGCCACCCTGACGGACAATAACGGGCGCAAGGCGGATTTCCGTCATGTTATTCTGCTTATGACCTCCAATGTGGGGGCCCGGGAGATGGCTGCGTCTCCCATCGGATTCGGAGCCACCAGCGCTTCGGATGTTTCCGATCGGGGACTCAAGGCGGCCGAAAAGCTGTTCAGTCCGGAATTCAGAAACCGTCTGGATGCCATTGTCCAATTCCATTCCCTGGATCAGTCCGTCATGGAAAAGGTGGTGGACAAGTACATTGCCGAGCTCAATGAACGTTCGGCTCCGCGCAAGGTCCGATTGGAGCTGACCCCCCAGGCCAGAAAATGGTTGGCTGACAAGGGATATGATCCGGCTTACGGCGCCAGGCCCCTGTCCCGGCTCATTGAACGAGAGATTGGAGACGTGGTTACCGACGAGATCCTTTTTGGCAAGCTCGCCAAGGGCGGTGTGGTCACCGTGGGATTTTCCAAGAAGTCAGGGCTTACCTTCCGTTATGCCAGTGCAGCCAAGTAA
- a CDS encoding ATP-dependent Clp protease adaptor ClpS — MARNNDMPELEPEDVIEDELDEPRRFKVLMHNDDYTTMEFVVEVLKRVFHKNEAEANLIMMNIHKNGVGLCGIYTAEIAETKVSLVHSMAHGKGYPLKCTMEEV; from the coding sequence ATGGCCCGGAACAACGACATGCCGGAACTGGAACCCGAGGACGTGATTGAGGACGAGCTCGACGAACCCAGACGGTTCAAGGTGCTCATGCACAATGACGACTACACGACCATGGAATTCGTGGTCGAGGTCCTCAAGCGCGTCTTCCACAAGAACGAGGCGGAAGCCAACCTGATCATGATGAATATTCACAAGAACGGGGTCGGTCTGTGCGGAATCTACACGGCCGAAATTGCCGAGACAAAGGTCTCGCTGGTGCATTCCATGGCTCATGGCAAGGGATATCCCCTCAAATGCACAATGGAAGAGGTGTAA
- a CDS encoding branched-chain amino acid ABC transporter permease: protein MLHYILHLATLGGIYVLLASSLNIIVGLSGQVSLGHGAFFGMGAYTSALVSQAFPHIPFALLMPLSGIPALVFALLLSPPALKLKDEYLAVVTLGFGIICELTIKNLEFTGGPDGLYGLDNFGLSAAGFLLPVWIWVGLCLLVTWRMRSGQFGRNLTAIREEEQTARTMGISPLPIKVLCFGISAYFAAVAGSLYAHFITFIQPGVFGLSTSILLLCMVVLGGMGTVFGPLMGAAILFLLPEFLQAFADYQELIYGLLLILTLIFRPQGIVGKTSGPDHGLINVLAKTLRREKAV from the coding sequence ATGCTTCACTACATCCTTCACCTTGCCACCCTCGGGGGTATCTATGTCTTGCTGGCCTCAAGTCTGAACATCATTGTCGGACTTTCCGGTCAGGTCTCCCTGGGCCATGGCGCGTTTTTCGGCATGGGTGCGTACACATCCGCCCTTGTGTCACAGGCCTTTCCCCATATTCCTTTTGCCCTGCTCATGCCCCTTTCCGGCATTCCCGCCCTGGTGTTTGCCCTCCTCCTCAGTCCTCCGGCCCTCAAGCTCAAGGACGAGTATCTGGCCGTGGTTACCCTGGGCTTCGGGATCATCTGCGAACTGACTATCAAGAATCTCGAATTCACCGGCGGCCCCGACGGTCTGTACGGATTGGACAATTTCGGCCTGTCCGCAGCCGGATTCCTCCTCCCGGTCTGGATCTGGGTTGGTCTCTGCCTTCTGGTCACCTGGCGCATGCGTTCAGGCCAGTTCGGCAGAAACCTGACCGCCATCCGGGAAGAAGAACAAACCGCCAGAACCATGGGCATCTCTCCCTTGCCCATCAAGGTACTCTGCTTCGGGATTTCCGCCTATTTCGCGGCCGTGGCCGGCTCCCTGTACGCCCATTTCATCACCTTTATCCAGCCCGGCGTATTTGGCCTGTCCACATCCATCCTGCTTTTGTGCATGGTCGTTCTCGGCGGCATGGGCACGGTGTTCGGGCCATTGATGGGCGCAGCCATTCTCTTTCTGCTGCCGGAATTCCTCCAGGCATTTGCCGACTATCAGGAACTGATCTATGGCCTGCTACTCATCCTGACCCTTATCTTCCGCCCCCAGGGCATTGTCGGCAAAACCTCGGGGCCGGATCACGGTTTGATCAATGTGTTGGCCAAAACGTTACGCAGGGAAAAGGCAGTTTGA
- a CDS encoding ABC transporter ATP-binding protein: MLNVRSLQTYYGRIHVLKTVSLHLHPGEIVAVIGANGAGKTTLLKTLVGLLVQQSGTILFRDRDISHLPTEKRLQAGLVLCPEGRKLFGDLSVQDNLALGAFSRKDRQGIKADMQRLRDQFPILNKFWTRPASSLSGGEQQMVALCRALMSNPEVLLLDEPSLGLSPLLSQEILKAIVSLNRNQGLSVLLVEQNARAALKICHRAYVLETGRVVMEGEGRELLNHKGVQRAYLGKGYDKIWER, translated from the coding sequence ATGCTCAACGTCCGCAGTCTGCAAACCTATTACGGACGGATTCATGTTCTGAAGACCGTCTCCCTTCACCTCCATCCGGGCGAAATCGTTGCGGTCATCGGGGCCAATGGCGCCGGAAAAACCACCCTTTTGAAAACCCTGGTGGGGCTTCTTGTCCAGCAATCCGGGACCATCCTGTTTCGGGACAGGGATATTTCGCACCTGCCCACGGAAAAGCGCCTGCAGGCCGGACTGGTCCTGTGCCCGGAAGGCCGCAAGCTCTTTGGTGACCTGAGCGTTCAGGACAATCTTGCCCTTGGGGCCTTTTCCAGAAAGGACCGCCAGGGAATCAAGGCCGACATGCAACGGCTCCGGGATCAGTTCCCCATTTTGAACAAATTCTGGACTCGGCCTGCTTCCAGCCTGTCCGGCGGAGAACAGCAGATGGTCGCCTTGTGCCGTGCCCTCATGTCCAACCCCGAGGTTCTCCTGCTGGACGAACCCTCTCTGGGCCTCTCGCCCCTGCTTTCCCAGGAAATTCTCAAGGCCATTGTCAGCCTCAACCGGAACCAGGGACTCAGCGTCCTTTTGGTGGAACAAAACGCCAGGGCGGCCCTCAAAATCTGTCACCGGGCCTATGTACTGGAAACGGGACGGGTTGTCATGGAAGGGGAAGGCCGGGAACTGTTGAACCACAAGGGAGTCCAGCGAGCCTACCTGGGCAAGGGATATGACAAGATATGGGAACGATAG
- a CDS encoding ABC transporter ATP-binding protein, producing MGTIAMDDHTKHPLLVLDGVSKHFGGVQAVSDVSFSIPQGRITGLIGPNGAGKTTLFNLISGTILPSSGTILFAGRDLTRLPPQTRSRQGMMRTFQNLSLYPELSCLENVTIGANAWYRPGLLSLVRPGGGSIEHTIMTQAREHLDLVGLADKSELPPDALSYGDQRRLEIARAMMGNPQLLLLDEPAAGLNNQESQELAELLLALRKETGLTILIIEHDMDVLMTVSDMVLVLVEGQLLLENTPRKVQQDPRVIEAYLGREG from the coding sequence ATGGGAACGATAGCCATGGACGATCACACCAAACACCCCCTTCTCGTTCTGGACGGGGTGAGCAAACATTTCGGCGGGGTCCAGGCCGTTTCAGACGTGAGCTTTTCCATTCCCCAGGGACGGATCACCGGACTGATCGGCCCCAACGGAGCCGGCAAGACCACCTTGTTCAACCTCATTTCGGGAACCATTCTCCCCAGTTCCGGAACCATCTTGTTTGCCGGGCGCGACCTAACCAGACTTCCGCCCCAGACCCGCAGCAGACAGGGCATGATGCGCACCTTTCAGAACTTAAGCCTGTACCCCGAGCTTTCCTGCCTGGAAAACGTGACCATCGGTGCCAATGCCTGGTACCGGCCCGGGCTCCTGTCCCTGGTGCGTCCGGGCGGCGGTTCCATCGAACACACCATCATGACCCAGGCGCGGGAACACCTGGACCTTGTGGGCCTGGCCGACAAAAGCGAACTCCCACCGGATGCCCTTTCCTACGGAGATCAACGCAGACTGGAAATCGCCCGGGCCATGATGGGCAATCCCCAGCTCCTTCTTCTGGACGAACCAGCAGCCGGGCTGAACAATCAGGAATCCCAGGAACTGGCCGAACTCCTGCTTGCCCTGCGCAAGGAGACAGGGCTGACCATATTGATCATCGAACATGACATGGATGTACTCATGACCGTTTCGGACATGGTCCTTGTCCTGGTCGAAGGCCAGCTGCTTCTCGAAAATACCCCGCGCAAGGTCCAGCAGGACCCGCGCGTGATCGAGGCGTATCTGGGCAGAGAGGGATGA
- a CDS encoding FAD-dependent oxidoreductase — translation MSQHVVIIGGVALGPKAACRLKRVQPDARVTMIDSQKIISYGGCGIPYLVSGDVSDPDQLRTTNFHALRDEAFFRQAKGVDVLSETTVLKIDRARKKVLVQEKGQKPREIGYDKLVLATGSRPRPLPIPGTDLPGCLAVGSMEDALTIREMVTTGKVSRAVIVGAGFIGLEMAEALTDMWGIETSVIEVADQVLPGVVSRTLASMAQKHLADNDVSLHLAEMVTAIEGEGKVERVITTKRTLEADLVILAAGVLPNAELARDAGLSVSSSTGAILVNKTMQTSDPDIYSGGDCVAIENLITGKPAMFPLGSMANRQGRVIGTNLAGGRATFPGAVGSLSIKLFDAGIAGTGLTLKRAQAEGFDAISAQVIQFDHAHFYPEKTLITLELVVEKGTRRVLGIQGMSKNLEGVAGRINAVAAILKYKPTIEDISNLELAYSPPFAAAMDVLNVVANVADNILAGRNTPITPDEFARMWAGRKDDNFIVLDCRDRDNAIKFLEKHPDFWMNITGETIQEHVDELPKDKKIVLMCNTGARSYEAQVKLTKAGLNDTVNLQGGWGNLRQWGLDPTTED, via the coding sequence ATGTCCCAACACGTAGTCATAATAGGCGGCGTAGCCCTAGGCCCCAAAGCGGCCTGCCGACTCAAGCGGGTCCAGCCCGACGCCAGAGTGACCATGATCGATTCCCAGAAGATCATTTCCTATGGCGGTTGCGGCATCCCCTATCTGGTTTCCGGTGATGTCAGCGATCCCGATCAGCTTCGGACCACCAATTTCCATGCCCTGCGCGACGAGGCCTTTTTCAGGCAGGCCAAGGGCGTGGATGTGCTCTCCGAGACAACCGTCCTCAAGATTGATCGCGCCCGCAAAAAGGTTCTTGTCCAGGAAAAAGGCCAAAAACCCCGTGAAATCGGGTACGACAAGCTGGTCCTGGCAACGGGAAGCCGTCCTCGGCCCCTGCCCATCCCCGGGACCGATCTGCCCGGCTGCCTGGCCGTGGGTTCCATGGAAGACGCCCTGACCATCAGGGAGATGGTCACCACGGGAAAGGTTTCCCGAGCGGTCATCGTGGGTGCCGGGTTCATCGGGCTGGAAATGGCCGAGGCCCTCACGGACATGTGGGGAATTGAAACCTCGGTCATCGAGGTTGCCGACCAGGTTCTTCCCGGTGTTGTCAGCAGGACCCTTGCATCCATGGCCCAGAAGCACCTCGCGGACAACGATGTTTCCCTGCACCTCGCGGAAATGGTCACGGCCATTGAGGGTGAGGGCAAAGTGGAACGGGTCATTACCACCAAACGGACCCTGGAGGCAGATCTGGTCATCCTGGCCGCAGGCGTGCTGCCCAATGCCGAACTGGCCCGGGATGCCGGATTGAGCGTGTCCTCGTCAACAGGCGCCATTCTCGTCAACAAGACCATGCAAACCTCGGATCCAGACATCTACAGCGGCGGTGACTGCGTAGCCATTGAGAATCTGATCACAGGCAAACCGGCCATGTTTCCCCTGGGCTCCATGGCCAACCGCCAGGGAAGGGTCATCGGGACCAACCTGGCCGGAGGACGGGCAACCTTTCCCGGAGCAGTGGGTTCCCTGTCCATCAAGCTCTTTGATGCGGGTATCGCCGGAACCGGCCTGACCCTGAAACGAGCCCAGGCCGAAGGATTCGATGCCATCAGCGCCCAGGTCATTCAGTTCGACCATGCCCATTTCTATCCGGAAAAAACCCTCATCACCCTGGAACTGGTGGTGGAAAAAGGCACCCGGCGTGTTCTCGGCATCCAGGGCATGAGCAAAAACCTCGAAGGTGTGGCTGGCAGGATCAATGCGGTTGCCGCCATCCTCAAATACAAACCCACCATCGAGGATATCAGCAATCTCGAACTGGCCTATTCCCCCCCGTTTGCCGCAGCCATGGACGTGCTCAACGTGGTGGCCAATGTGGCTGACAACATCCTTGCCGGACGAAACACACCCATCACGCCGGATGAATTCGCCCGCATGTGGGCCGGCCGCAAGGATGACAATTTCATTGTCCTGGACTGCCGCGACAGGGATAATGCCATCAAATTCCTGGAAAAACATCCTGATTTCTGGATGAACATCACCGGAGAAACCATTCAGGAACATGTGGACGAACTCCCCAAAGACAAAAAGATCGTTTTGATGTGCAACACCGGAGCCCGTTCCTACGAAGCCCAGGTCAAACTGACCAAGGCGGGACTGAACGACACGGTCAACCTCCAGGGCGGGTGGGGCAACCTGCGTCAATGGGGACTTGATCCCACAACGGAGGACTAA
- a CDS encoding phenylacetate--CoA ligase family protein: MSPCPAHHLRLTREDIRQIQLERLQSTLHRVRRRVAFYKQRFQETGFNPDQFESLDDMVKLPFTTEQDLSDAYPYDMFCIPLRDVVRIHTTTGRGNSPIVIGNSERDLTNRAKLLARVYTSIGLTSEDVFQITLRYGLGTGAFSFHDAAREIGASTIPTSVGHTDKQLKIMRDFGTSCLIATPGYARILLEAMESRGMTPSMLRLKAILLTGEPWSTNLAADLEQGFQAPVYDIYGLSAVCGPGIAAQCQEKTGLHLQEDMVYAEIIDPQSGKPVAPGQWGELVLTTLVEEAVPVIRYRTGDRARLLTSPCACGSTFRLLDHVPGRIDDVLIVKGINIAPEMIERVLTDVLGTAVSWKAEVTGEGPTQQLVLRIGITEPLFFDQMKRQRAMVDRLRHAFAQWIGVTPRILLVEPQSVNNG; the protein is encoded by the coding sequence ATGTCCCCCTGCCCAGCCCACCATCTGCGATTGACCCGGGAAGATATCCGCCAGATCCAGCTTGAGCGGCTGCAATCCACCCTGCACAGGGTTCGACGCCGGGTGGCCTTTTACAAGCAACGCTTCCAGGAGACGGGATTCAATCCCGACCAGTTCGAATCTCTGGATGATATGGTCAAGCTCCCCTTTACCACGGAGCAGGATCTGTCCGATGCCTATCCCTATGACATGTTCTGCATCCCCTTGCGCGATGTTGTCCGCATCCATACCACCACGGGACGGGGCAACTCCCCCATTGTCATTGGCAATTCCGAACGCGACCTGACCAACAGGGCCAAGCTTCTGGCTCGGGTCTACACCTCCATCGGTTTGACCAGTGAAGACGTTTTCCAGATCACCCTGCGCTATGGCCTGGGGACCGGGGCCTTTTCCTTCCACGATGCAGCCCGGGAAATCGGCGCATCAACCATTCCCACCTCGGTGGGTCATACGGACAAACAGCTCAAAATCATGCGCGACTTCGGCACATCCTGCCTCATCGCCACCCCGGGATACGCCAGGATTCTCCTGGAAGCCATGGAATCTCGCGGTATGACCCCCTCCATGCTCCGGCTCAAGGCCATTCTGCTCACGGGCGAGCCCTGGTCCACCAACCTGGCGGCCGACCTGGAGCAGGGATTCCAGGCCCCTGTCTATGACATCTACGGACTCAGCGCGGTCTGCGGACCTGGCATTGCCGCCCAATGTCAGGAAAAAACAGGGCTGCACCTGCAGGAAGACATGGTTTATGCGGAAATCATTGATCCCCAATCAGGCAAGCCTGTCGCGCCCGGCCAATGGGGCGAACTGGTACTGACCACCCTGGTGGAAGAGGCCGTTCCGGTGATCCGCTACAGGACAGGAGATAGGGCCAGATTGCTTACCTCACCCTGTGCCTGTGGCAGCACGTTCCGACTTTTGGACCATGTTCCGGGCAGGATCGACGATGTTCTGATCGTCAAGGGAATCAATATCGCCCCGGAAATGATCGAACGGGTGCTTACGGATGTTTTGGGAACCGCGGTTTCCTGGAAAGCCGAAGTCACGGGAGAAGGTCCGACCCAACAGCTTGTTCTGCGCATCGGTATCACCGAACCCCTGTTCTTTGATCAGATGAAACGCCAGCGGGCCATGGTGGATCGTCTCCGTCACGCCTTTGCCCAGTGGATCGGTGTCACGCCCAGAATTCTCCTGGTAGAACCCCAAAGCGTGAACAACGGGTAA